One Candidatus Poribacteria bacterium DNA segment encodes these proteins:
- a CDS encoding ABC transporter ATP-binding protein, protein MGTQTVDALRGVNFQIQRGEYISIMGPSGSGKSTLFNMIGGLDKPTEGRVYIDEVDIAQLDAYELAWLRCRKIGYIFQSFNLIPVMTALENVSLPMIFAGMSADESREKGVDLLSLVGLGDRVQHKPLELSGGQQQRVAIARSLANDPAIVLADEPTGNLDTKTGLEIIALLRRLNAENGVTIITATHDHKMLDVSDRIFRMVDGKVDKIESRNEIDLQVGKLDGEEVG, encoded by the coding sequence ATGGGGACGCAGACGGTTGATGCACTCCGCGGTGTCAACTTCCAAATCCAACGCGGTGAATACATCTCCATTATGGGGCCCTCGGGTTCAGGAAAATCAACGCTCTTCAATATGATTGGCGGACTTGATAAACCAACCGAAGGCAGAGTCTACATTGACGAAGTAGACATCGCACAACTCGACGCCTATGAACTCGCATGGCTCCGCTGCCGAAAGATTGGTTACATCTTCCAATCCTTCAATCTCATCCCTGTTATGACAGCACTCGAAAACGTCTCTCTCCCCATGATTTTCGCGGGTATGAGTGCCGACGAAAGCCGAGAAAAGGGTGTTGATCTGCTTTCACTCGTTGGACTCGGTGACCGTGTGCAACACAAGCCGTTGGAACTCTCCGGCGGACAGCAACAGCGCGTCGCAATCGCACGTTCCCTCGCCAACGATCCAGCGATTGTTCTCGCTGACGAACCCACAGGAAACCTCGACACTAAAACTGGGTTAGAAATTATCGCTTTGCTCCGCCGACTTAACGCCGAAAACGGTGTGACCATCATCACAGCAACGCACGACCACAAGATGTTAGATGTTTCCGACCGTATCTTCCGCATGGTGGATGGCAAAGTGGATAAGATTGAATCTCGTAATGAAATTGACCTCCAAGTTGGTAAATTAGATGGTGAAGAAGTGGGATGA
- a CDS encoding DNA methyltransferase translates to MTQNFLDNTLYEMDNLDVLRGMNSETVDLIATDPPFNTKRNRSTTAGHYVDNWKWGDTGILPDQWKWNEVHPKWLEEIKDNHAALYHAIEAAKHCQGGDTAAFLCFLSVRLLEMHRILKPKGSIYLHCDSTASHYIKMCMDAIWGKKNFRNEIVWKKYGGHKNTAKLKFTTEHDTLFFYSASNAHAFNQIFRPLSEQTIKSEYKHVDENGSRYAIPRGRKFRQGIVKRVYLDTHPGVAIGNLWTEKELTMQGRDDERTGSPDQKPVALYERIIKASSNEGDLILDPFCGCATTIIAAQNLNRRWVGIDRRKDARYHIITRLMGIPRKERERLEKYATNKEWLDRQTRPYEMHYQTEPPIRTDQNEQTSPELAHVYSIETQHQLRHAEMHDILTEQFGLKCWGCNFIPPDKRYLHLDHIIPKTDGGTNDIDNRALLCQPCNSKKSNTMSLNALRRQNKRDGYIQPNPPIDLQAALAWTRNYLIQTVRETSYQLTINEL, encoded by the coding sequence ATGACACAAAATTTCTTAGATAACACACTTTACGAAATGGACAATTTAGATGTGCTTCGGGGAATGAACAGCGAAACCGTAGATCTTATCGCTACCGACCCACCATTTAACACTAAACGAAATCGTAGTACAACAGCAGGTCACTATGTTGATAATTGGAAATGGGGCGACACGGGTATATTACCTGATCAATGGAAGTGGAACGAAGTACACCCCAAATGGCTTGAAGAAATCAAAGACAACCATGCTGCACTCTACCATGCAATCGAAGCCGCTAAACATTGCCAAGGGGGGGATACCGCAGCATTCCTCTGCTTCCTTAGCGTCAGACTACTTGAAATGCACCGTATCCTAAAACCTAAGGGTTCTATTTACCTACATTGCGACTCTACCGCGAGTCATTATATCAAGATGTGTATGGATGCAATTTGGGGGAAGAAAAACTTTCGCAACGAAATTGTGTGGAAAAAGTATGGTGGGCATAAAAACACGGCTAAATTGAAATTTACAACAGAACACGACACGTTGTTTTTTTATTCTGCCTCCAATGCACACGCTTTTAATCAAATATTCCGTCCGTTGTCAGAACAAACTATCAAGTCTGAATATAAACATGTTGACGAAAATGGAAGCCGTTATGCAATACCACGCGGACGCAAATTCAGACAAGGCATCGTCAAAAGAGTTTATCTTGACACTCACCCGGGAGTAGCTATTGGAAATCTATGGACAGAAAAAGAATTAACGATGCAAGGCCGAGACGACGAACGCACCGGCTCTCCCGACCAAAAACCTGTCGCTCTCTACGAGCGTATCATCAAAGCTAGTAGTAACGAAGGCGACCTTATATTAGATCCATTCTGCGGATGTGCAACTACTATCATCGCTGCACAAAATCTCAATCGACGCTGGGTTGGCATTGATAGGCGAAAAGATGCACGCTATCATATCATCACCCGTCTCATGGGAATCCCACGCAAAGAGCGGGAACGTCTTGAAAAATACGCAACCAACAAAGAATGGCTTGATAGACAAACACGTCCATACGAAATGCATTATCAGACCGAACCACCCATACGTACAGATCAAAACGAGCAAACTTCACCCGAATTGGCACACGTCTATTCTATTGAAACCCAACATCAACTTCGTCACGCTGAAATGCACGACATCCTCACCGAGCAGTTCGGCCTTAAATGTTGGGGATGCAACTTCATTCCACCCGACAAACGGTATTTGCATCTTGATCATATAATCCCAAAAACTGATGGGGGCACAAATGATATAGATAACCGTGCTCTGCTCTGCCAGCCGTGCAATAGTAAAAAATCGAACACAATGAGTCTTAACGCACTTCGTAGACAAAATAAACGAGATGGATACATACAACCTAACCCACCGATAGACCTACAAGCTGCACTCGCATGGACAAGGAACTACTTGATACAAACCGTACGAGAAACATCATATCAGCTCACTATTAACGAACTTTAA
- a CDS encoding ATP-binding protein: MKHNPVSSKQPYRMEFDVATIKHLGLQMYSTLPPVIGELVANAWDANATKVEITIPEGQINEQTSEIIIKDNGLGMSDQDIRKKYLIIGRDRREKEKSEETPTPYKRKIMGRKGIGKFSAFGIAKEIAIESVKDGEVSHFQMNYDKLLKEEEKREIEFPPLKPTGKVSEGTKITLRYITKFKTRSISIVTLRRGLARRFAVIGEQNDFEVIINDQPISIEERNLQSKLASDADGNPYLWKYDKTEIKPGTGWTVSGWIGALTRTSQEKDKIERGIVLMARGKLVQEPFVFDAVIGQQFALSYLIGELHVDFVDEVEDTIATTRNSLVWDTEANTALKEWGQKEVNKKASLWAKKRSEDNQRKLKEHPLYLIFQKQAAEIDKKREFKRADQLVRQLIQQSTDKNPTAEIQDFESMIQMFLDFWKFDSFREMAAEIKNTGIEEPEKLLNLFREWEILEAKEMAKVTEGRITTIERLDNLIKTNALEVPTLHNFLKEFPWVIDPRWTLVDDEVRYSDLLRNTFPERDDIPEIDRRIDFLCVRESTHLVVVEIKRPQSKVSTDALDQIEEYVNFMRDHINRTTDPEHQYKEVTGYLLCGNLVDTYQVRGKRDNLAKAQIYIRRYEDLLNMVQRSHTEFLERYNRLQEVKQRTENSFRS, encoded by the coding sequence ATGAAGCATAACCCAGTTTCTTCAAAACAGCCGTATCGGATGGAATTTGATGTTGCTACCATCAAACACCTTGGTCTGCAGATGTACTCGACACTGCCGCCGGTCATTGGTGAATTGGTAGCCAACGCTTGGGATGCAAATGCGACAAAGGTTGAAATTACAATTCCAGAAGGGCAAATTAACGAACAAACTTCAGAAATTATAATTAAAGACAATGGACTGGGTATGTCGGATCAGGATATCCGTAAAAAATATCTCATTATAGGCAGAGACCGACGCGAAAAGGAAAAATCCGAAGAAACACCTACTCCGTACAAGCGTAAAATTATGGGGAGAAAAGGGATAGGTAAGTTTTCCGCTTTTGGAATCGCTAAGGAGATCGCTATAGAAAGTGTAAAAGATGGCGAAGTCAGCCATTTTCAGATGAATTATGACAAACTCCTGAAAGAAGAAGAGAAACGGGAAATTGAATTTCCACCTCTGAAACCGACAGGTAAAGTATCCGAGGGTACAAAGATTACCCTCAGGTACATCACAAAATTCAAAACTCGCAGTATTTCAATCGTCACTCTTCGTCGGGGACTCGCGAGAAGATTTGCTGTCATTGGGGAACAGAACGACTTTGAAGTCATCATTAACGACCAACCTATCTCGATTGAAGAGCGAAACTTGCAAAGCAAGCTTGCCTCGGACGCGGATGGGAATCCGTATTTGTGGAAATACGATAAGACAGAGATAAAACCTGGAACTGGATGGACAGTGTCAGGTTGGATCGGTGCACTCACCCGAACAAGCCAAGAGAAAGACAAGATAGAGCGCGGTATTGTGCTCATGGCAAGAGGTAAGCTGGTACAAGAACCATTCGTTTTTGACGCGGTTATCGGTCAACAGTTCGCGCTTTCCTATCTCATTGGTGAACTCCACGTTGATTTTGTTGATGAAGTAGAAGATACAATCGCGACGACCCGAAACTCGTTAGTATGGGATACAGAAGCAAATACAGCTCTGAAGGAATGGGGCCAAAAAGAGGTAAATAAAAAAGCATCTTTATGGGCTAAAAAACGTAGTGAAGATAATCAACGTAAGTTAAAAGAGCATCCGCTATATCTTATCTTCCAAAAGCAAGCAGCGGAAATTGACAAAAAGCGAGAGTTTAAGCGAGCAGATCAATTAGTTCGTCAATTGATTCAGCAATCGACTGATAAGAATCCTACTGCCGAGATCCAGGACTTTGAATCAATGATCCAAATGTTCCTTGACTTTTGGAAGTTTGATTCCTTTAGAGAAATGGCTGCAGAAATAAAAAACACAGGAATTGAGGAACCCGAAAAACTCCTCAATTTATTTAGAGAATGGGAAATTTTAGAAGCAAAAGAAATGGCAAAGGTTACCGAAGGCCGGATAACGACAATTGAAAGACTTGATAACCTCATTAAGACTAACGCGTTGGAGGTCCCGACGCTCCATAATTTCTTAAAAGAATTTCCTTGGGTGATTGATCCACGTTGGACCTTAGTGGATGACGAAGTTAGATATAGCGACTTGCTACGCAATACATTTCCAGAAAGAGATGATATACCAGAGATAGATAGGCGAATCGATTTTCTATGTGTGCGAGAAAGTACGCATTTAGTTGTCGTAGAAATAAAACGCCCACAGTCAAAGGTTTCTACGGACGCGCTTGATCAAATTGAAGAGTACGTTAATTTTATGCGGGATCACATTAACCGAACAACCGATCCCGAGCATCAATATAAGGAAGTCACGGGCTATCTTCTTTGTGGAAACTTGGTCGACACTTATCAAGTCAGAGGAAAACGGGATAATTTAGCAAAAGCACAGATATACATTAGGAGATATGAAGATTTACTCAATATGGTTCAACGGTCACATACTGAATTCTTAGAGCGATATAATCGGCTTCAAGAAGTAAAACAAAGAACCGAAAATAGTTTTCGTTCTTGA
- a CDS encoding DNA cytosine methyltransferase, with the protein MIKAIDFFCGAGGLTRGLLDAGIGVLAGVDNDERLQDTYTHNNKPSRFINKDIGKIEIQELRKELGIQDEDTTLYAACTPCQPFSTLSRQNWKDDSRKVLLLSFAEIVKECPPDFILVENVPGLNNNCGKEIYEKFLEVLEECEFSEPAADLLDAKHFGVPQTRKRFILLASKKGSISLPTPQTDPDKFVTVKKCIENYPDVDAKEAQDYSNHVARELKPHHKRIVEAVPKDGGSRRDVTDTTILLKCHQEKPNAHRDVFGRMAWNKPAPTLTSRCTDVYSGRFIHPKQDRGISLREAAALQTFKDNYKFFGTSISAIARQIGNAVPVKLAEYLGKSIINAFEQNR; encoded by the coding sequence ATGATTAAAGCAATTGATTTCTTCTGCGGCGCAGGCGGTTTAACAAGAGGTTTGTTAGATGCTGGGATAGGAGTGCTAGCAGGAGTAGATAACGATGAGCGTCTGCAAGACACTTACACTCACAATAACAAACCTAGCCGTTTCATCAATAAAGACATCGGTAAAATTGAAATCCAGGAACTACGCAAAGAACTCGGAATCCAAGATGAAGATACAACGCTTTATGCTGCTTGCACGCCATGCCAACCGTTCTCTACTCTTAGCAGACAGAACTGGAAAGATGATAGCCGAAAAGTCTTGCTTTTAAGTTTCGCCGAGATCGTAAAAGAATGTCCTCCAGATTTCATTCTTGTTGAAAATGTGCCCGGGCTGAACAACAATTGTGGAAAAGAGATTTATGAAAAATTCTTGGAGGTTCTTGAAGAGTGTGAATTTTCAGAACCTGCAGCAGATTTACTTGATGCGAAGCATTTCGGGGTTCCACAGACACGAAAGCGATTCATCCTTTTGGCATCGAAAAAAGGCTCAATTTCTCTGCCTACTCCGCAGACAGATCCTGATAAATTTGTAACAGTGAAAAAGTGTATTGAAAATTACCCTGATGTTGATGCAAAAGAGGCACAAGATTATTCAAATCATGTTGCAAGGGAACTGAAACCTCATCATAAACGCATTGTTGAGGCAGTACCGAAAGATGGTGGTAGCCGTCGGGATGTAACTGATACAACTATCCTTCTAAAATGTCATCAAGAAAAACCGAATGCACATAGAGATGTGTTTGGACGGATGGCATGGAATAAACCTGCACCAACGTTGACTTCTCGCTGTACGGATGTTTACTCTGGACGCTTTATACATCCTAAACAAGACAGGGGTATTTCATTGCGTGAAGCAGCTGCCCTACAAACCTTCAAGGATAATTACAAATTTTTTGGCACATCTATTTCTGCGATAGCTCGGCAAATCGGTAACGCTGTCCCAGTGAAACTCGCTGAATATCTGGGAAAATCAATTATTAATGCATTTGAACAAAATAGATAA
- a CDS encoding PqqD family protein, with translation MLNKLLYTLKLKKRPDVDRTQVMKSFPVRNQLITWEIDDKGEASLVVPQKDKLWIRLASKLFMLPDKRVIVLDSIGTYVWQKCDGKHTISQIVKGVQNQYQLTRKEAETSLFTFMQQLGKRNFIGFAIPDNRQNAPATPEPEPEKQGIFGFLQRRQ, from the coding sequence ATGCTAAACAAACTCTTATACACTCTCAAACTTAAGAAACGTCCTGATGTAGATCGCACACAGGTCATGAAATCATTTCCTGTGCGCAACCAATTGATTACATGGGAAATAGACGACAAGGGCGAAGCATCGCTTGTGGTCCCCCAGAAAGACAAACTCTGGATCCGACTTGCCAGTAAACTCTTTATGCTTCCGGATAAAAGAGTGATTGTGTTGGATTCCATCGGGACTTATGTATGGCAGAAGTGTGATGGTAAGCATACCATTTCACAGATCGTCAAGGGTGTTCAAAATCAGTACCAACTGACTCGAAAAGAGGCTGAAACGTCGCTCTTTACGTTTATGCAGCAGCTCGGCAAACGGAACTTCATCGGGTTCGCTATCCCTGATAACCGACAGAACGCGCCTGCAACACCAGAACCCGAACCTGAAAAACAAGGCATTTTTGGATTTCTACAGAGACGACAATAG